From Pelosinus fermentans DSM 17108, the proteins below share one genomic window:
- a CDS encoding PTS fructose transporter subunit IIC produces the protein MFKGFSIKQHLMTGVSYMIPIVVVGGLCMAIAKVFGGALVGDQTNTIPWMINEIGKAAMVFVVPVLAAGIAYSIADRPGIVPGLIMGFIANNIKAGFIGGVVGALLVGYLVLFLKNYLKVPNSLKGLMPIMVLPLLSSVIMGLIMIGLLGEPIAAFQNGILVWMKSMQGGSKFLLGAIIGAMMGFDMGGPVNKTAGLFAKGLMVDKIFGPASAMIIGGMVPPLGVSLSVLLSKKKYSKAEVEAAKATFPLGLCYITEGVLPFAASDPLRVIPACSIGSAVAGGLALMWGTASPVPHGGIFVVPLMDNPLMFLLALGIGTVVTATILTLLKPTRVEGDEESNTEENVNLDDLEIKIG, from the coding sequence ATGTTTAAAGGATTCTCTATTAAACAGCATTTGATGACAGGCGTGTCTTATATGATTCCTATTGTAGTAGTTGGTGGGCTGTGTATGGCGATAGCAAAAGTCTTTGGAGGTGCTTTAGTCGGAGACCAAACCAATACAATCCCATGGATGATTAATGAAATCGGAAAGGCTGCAATGGTCTTTGTTGTACCTGTGCTTGCTGCTGGGATTGCATATTCAATCGCTGATCGCCCAGGAATTGTTCCCGGATTAATTATGGGGTTCATCGCGAATAACATTAAGGCCGGATTTATCGGCGGTGTTGTGGGGGCTTTACTGGTTGGGTATTTAGTTCTTTTCTTAAAGAATTATTTAAAAGTGCCTAATAGCTTAAAAGGCCTTATGCCAATCATGGTTTTACCGCTGTTATCTTCAGTCATTATGGGATTAATCATGATTGGTTTATTGGGAGAGCCAATCGCAGCTTTTCAGAATGGAATTCTGGTATGGATGAAGTCTATGCAAGGGGGATCAAAGTTTTTGTTAGGTGCGATTATTGGAGCCATGATGGGTTTTGATATGGGAGGGCCTGTTAATAAAACGGCTGGTTTGTTCGCAAAGGGTTTAATGGTTGATAAGATCTTTGGTCCTGCATCAGCCATGATTATTGGAGGGATGGTACCTCCTCTAGGGGTCTCATTGTCGGTTTTATTATCAAAGAAAAAATACAGCAAGGCAGAAGTGGAAGCTGCCAAAGCTACTTTTCCACTAGGGTTATGCTATATTACAGAAGGCGTTCTTCCCTTTGCGGCAAGCGACCCGCTTAGAGTGATACCTGCATGTTCCATTGGTTCTGCTGTTGCAGGCGGTTTGGCATTGATGTGGGGAACAGCTTCACCAGTGCCTCATGGAGGAATCTTCGTAGTTCCATTAATGGACAACCCACTCATGTTCCTGCTGGCATTGGGGATTGGTACAGTTGTGACAGCTACGATACTGACACTGTTAAAGCCTACCAGGGTTGAAGGGGACGAAGAAAGTAATACGGAAGAAAATGTGAATTTAGACGATTTGGAAATTAAGATTGGCTAA